Proteins encoded within one genomic window of Natrinema amylolyticum:
- a CDS encoding TRAP transporter permease translates to MNTNDPSDDGTDGPNADRNGTDDEPTEEVSHEEAEELIQEIERRRSLQGAAAVAVAAIGILFSVFQLFLAARSFSFTIWLPIVDNWDVSLQLLQANAIHVSFALVLTFLLFPASMGDGIVARNLGRIVPAASSRLGERNPLTNLLERARAASRWAFLDPDRERVTPFDVLCIGASILSALYFMTEFSEIQNMRVFGLQSGRPITEVYAFLQPLLGGIPFVSEYSYAMALGAIGVLLVLEATRRTLGLPLMIIVATFIVYARWGYLISGGTPFIGLLAIPELTWPDIVQNLWYNTENGVFGIPVTVSVSFIYIFILFGSFLEMSGAGQWFIDLAYAATGNRKGGPAKASILASGFMGTISGSSIANTVTTGAFTIPLMKRSGYSPEFSGAVESSASSGGQILPPVMGAAAFLMVQYTATPFADIIILATIPAIVFFFGVWVMVHLKAVEEGIGGVEDADTVPLLSHLKRGWFYLVPIGLLLYYLIIERLSVSRSAWFTLVALVALIALVSAYSEETRGRLLGVFAAIVGVELASYVYAGVPVTGLVTGAGGAGLLPTGEAIDLVVSRIEWYAMLAGALTLLSRPNLDAPLLDLNPTVKTTADSIGNRTGRDLGDSQPFRLGTFVVKSMDEGARTAVPVVIAVAAAGIIPGVISVSGLGPNLTSLLLALSGGSLVIMLLVTAVASIILGMGMPTTVTYIILISMLATPLVEFGIPLLAAHLFILYFGVIADITPPVAVAAYAASGVAKSDPFETGVKAFSLSLNKAIVPFAFVLVPGIVLLREKENATELPIREQYRVVGFSDLAELSYSVPEILIPVAGVFLGVIALGATVIGTLYTGANRLERAGFALSSLLLMAPGLLSTSVFDLLGLVGVTVSVDALLLDLALRGIGFVLFVGLAAKNRQEATAPGEINQPTVERT, encoded by the coding sequence ATGAACACGAACGATCCATCGGACGACGGTACCGACGGACCGAACGCCGACCGCAACGGGACGGACGACGAACCGACCGAAGAGGTCTCACACGAGGAGGCCGAGGAGCTAATCCAGGAAATCGAGCGCCGGCGGTCGCTACAGGGCGCTGCCGCGGTGGCCGTCGCGGCGATCGGTATCCTGTTTTCGGTCTTCCAGCTCTTCCTGGCCGCACGCAGCTTCTCGTTCACGATTTGGCTGCCGATCGTCGACAACTGGGACGTCTCGCTACAGCTCCTGCAGGCGAACGCGATCCACGTCTCGTTCGCGCTCGTGCTCACGTTCCTGTTGTTCCCGGCGAGTATGGGCGACGGAATCGTCGCGCGAAACCTGGGTCGGATCGTTCCCGCCGCGTCCAGCAGGCTCGGGGAACGAAACCCCCTCACGAACCTTCTTGAGCGCGCTCGAGCCGCGTCCCGGTGGGCGTTCCTCGATCCCGACCGGGAGCGCGTGACGCCGTTCGACGTCCTGTGTATCGGTGCGTCGATATTGTCGGCGCTCTACTTCATGACGGAGTTCTCCGAGATCCAGAACATGCGGGTGTTCGGCCTTCAGTCCGGGCGGCCGATCACCGAAGTGTACGCGTTCCTCCAGCCCCTCCTCGGCGGCATTCCGTTCGTCAGCGAGTACTCCTACGCGATGGCGCTCGGCGCGATCGGCGTCCTGTTGGTGCTCGAGGCGACCCGTCGAACGCTCGGGCTCCCGCTCATGATCATCGTCGCGACCTTCATCGTCTACGCGCGCTGGGGCTACCTCATCAGCGGCGGGACGCCCTTTATCGGCCTGCTCGCGATCCCCGAGTTGACCTGGCCGGACATCGTACAGAACCTCTGGTATAACACCGAAAACGGGGTCTTCGGTATCCCGGTGACGGTATCGGTGAGCTTCATTTACATCTTCATCCTCTTCGGCTCGTTCCTGGAGATGAGCGGTGCGGGCCAGTGGTTCATCGACCTCGCGTACGCGGCCACGGGGAACCGCAAGGGCGGCCCGGCGAAGGCGAGCATTCTCGCGAGCGGCTTTATGGGGACGATCTCGGGATCGTCGATCGCCAATACGGTCACCACCGGCGCGTTCACGATCCCGCTGATGAAGCGCTCGGGGTACTCGCCGGAGTTCTCCGGCGCGGTCGAGTCCTCGGCGTCCTCCGGCGGACAGATCCTCCCGCCGGTGATGGGGGCCGCGGCGTTCCTCATGGTCCAGTACACGGCGACGCCGTTCGCGGACATCATCATTCTCGCGACGATTCCGGCGATCGTCTTCTTCTTCGGCGTCTGGGTGATGGTCCACCTCAAGGCGGTCGAGGAGGGAATCGGCGGCGTCGAGGACGCCGACACCGTCCCGCTTTTGTCGCACCTCAAACGCGGATGGTTCTACCTCGTCCCGATCGGATTGCTGCTGTACTACCTCATCATCGAGCGGCTGTCCGTCTCGCGATCGGCGTGGTTCACCCTCGTCGCGCTCGTGGCGTTGATCGCGCTCGTCTCGGCCTACAGCGAGGAGACGCGCGGGCGGCTCCTCGGCGTCTTCGCGGCGATCGTCGGCGTCGAACTGGCCAGCTACGTTTACGCCGGCGTCCCGGTCACCGGACTCGTCACCGGAGCCGGCGGGGCCGGACTACTACCCACTGGGGAAGCGATCGATCTCGTCGTCTCTCGGATCGAATGGTACGCGATGCTGGCCGGTGCACTAACGTTGCTGTCTCGTCCGAATCTCGACGCGCCGCTGCTCGATCTCAACCCGACGGTCAAGACCACCGCCGACTCCATCGGCAATCGGACCGGTCGCGATCTGGGCGATAGCCAGCCGTTCCGTCTCGGAACGTTCGTCGTCAAGTCGATGGACGAGGGCGCGCGGACGGCCGTTCCGGTCGTGATCGCCGTCGCGGCCGCCGGCATCATCCCGGGCGTCATCAGCGTCTCCGGGCTCGGTCCGAACCTCACGTCGCTGCTGCTCGCGCTGTCGGGCGGCTCGCTCGTGATCATGCTGCTCGTGACCGCCGTGGCCAGCATCATCCTCGGGATGGGGATGCCGACGACGGTCACCTACATCATCCTCATCTCGATGCTCGCAACGCCGCTCGTGGAGTTCGGCATCCCGCTGCTCGCCGCCCACCTGTTCATCCTCTACTTCGGCGTTATCGCCGATATCACGCCCCCGGTCGCCGTCGCCGCCTACGCCGCGAGCGGGGTCGCCAAGTCGGACCCCTTCGAGACGGGCGTGAAGGCGTTCTCGCTGTCGCTGAACAAGGCGATCGTCCCCTTCGCGTTCGTTCTCGTCCCCGGGATCGTGCTGCTTCGTGAGAAGGAGAACGCCACCGAGTTGCCGATCCGCGAGCAGTACCGCGTCGTCGGCTTCTCCGACCTCGCGGAACTCTCGTACTCGGTTCCGGAAATCCTGATCCCCGTCGCCGGCGTCTTCCTCGGCGTGATCGCCCTCGGGGCGACCGTCATCGGAACGCTGTATACCGGTGCCAATCGGCTCGAGCGAGCCGGCTTCGCGCTCAGTTCGCTGCTGCTCATGGCACCGGGACTGCTGTCGACGTCGGTCTTCGACCTCCTCGGACTCGTCGGCGTGACCGTCTCGGTCGACGCGCTCCTGCTCGATCTCGCGCTTCGCGGCATCGGGTTCGTCCTGTTCGTCGGACTCGCGGCGAAGAACCGTCAGGAGGCGACAGCTCCGGGCGAGATCAATCAGCCGACGGTGGAGCGGACGTGA
- a CDS encoding DUF1850 domain-containing protein encodes MGRVPRPNVLAALLVAAVLILVAVAATVPIEPVLVVEDVETGDRYLTTPVDDGSTVALEYTHSVEKSRVYDEYRVDDRTLVNTRMEFESYGWGLPSRVDVTNVNGTLVYEPPEPIAELRSLSVSPGRVAGHTLIVDDRRYDLVEATNASDVHIRVERRSLLEIIS; translated from the coding sequence ATGGGCCGTGTTCCCCGTCCGAACGTCCTCGCCGCACTCCTCGTAGCGGCGGTACTGATTCTCGTCGCCGTCGCCGCGACGGTCCCGATCGAGCCGGTACTCGTCGTCGAGGACGTCGAGACCGGTGATCGGTACCTCACTACACCGGTCGACGACGGGAGTACCGTGGCCCTCGAGTACACGCATAGCGTGGAGAAATCTCGCGTGTACGACGAGTACCGCGTAGACGATCGAACGCTGGTGAACACTCGAATGGAGTTCGAGTCCTACGGCTGGGGACTGCCCTCGCGAGTCGACGTCACGAACGTGAACGGGACGCTCGTCTACGAGCCCCCCGAGCCGATCGCGGAACTTCGGAGCCTCTCCGTCTCACCCGGACGGGTCGCCGGTCACACGCTGATCGTCGACGATCGACGGTACGATCTGGTCGAAGCGACGAACGCCAGCGACGTTCACATTCGCGTCGAACGACGATCACTACTTGAGATTATTTCATGA
- a CDS encoding TAXI family TRAP transporter solute-binding subunit has translation MPSDTNRRRFIELTGAAGVAALAGCIGGDGGNGNGDGNRLTWHAGGTGGTYYPLSNEFKTVVEENTDFSLNVQSTGASVENVGSLADGSADFALIQNDIASFAKNGTGIDAFQDNQIDTLQGVATLYPETITLVTLAENDISSLEDLSGATINTGDLGSGTQVNALQILESVGISEFDEQNAGFSQASEQLANGDIDAAFVVGGWPVGAIEDLANTNDIEIVPIAGDDREAVKEDATWFADDTIPGGTYSGVDEDVETVAVQAMIATHADVPADTVETVTAAIFDNVDELTIKTDFISVDSAQDGMSIELHEGAAAYFDA, from the coding sequence ATGCCATCCGACACGAACCGACGTCGATTTATCGAACTGACCGGTGCCGCCGGTGTTGCCGCACTCGCTGGCTGTATCGGTGGCGATGGGGGGAACGGCAACGGTGACGGCAATCGCCTCACTTGGCACGCGGGCGGTACCGGTGGGACGTACTATCCGCTCTCGAACGAGTTCAAGACCGTCGTCGAGGAGAACACCGACTTCTCGCTGAACGTCCAGTCGACGGGCGCGAGCGTCGAGAACGTCGGCAGCCTCGCGGACGGCTCGGCCGACTTCGCGCTGATCCAGAACGACATCGCGTCCTTCGCGAAGAACGGCACCGGTATCGACGCCTTCCAGGACAACCAGATCGATACCCTGCAGGGCGTCGCGACGCTGTACCCGGAGACGATCACGCTCGTCACGCTCGCCGAAAACGACATCTCGTCGCTCGAGGACCTCAGCGGTGCGACGATCAACACCGGCGACCTCGGATCCGGGACGCAGGTCAACGCCCTCCAGATTCTGGAGTCGGTCGGAATCTCCGAGTTCGACGAGCAGAACGCCGGCTTCTCGCAGGCGTCCGAACAGCTCGCCAACGGCGACATCGACGCGGCCTTCGTCGTCGGCGGCTGGCCGGTCGGTGCGATCGAGGACCTCGCCAACACGAACGACATCGAAATCGTTCCGATCGCGGGCGACGACCGCGAGGCCGTCAAGGAGGACGCCACCTGGTTCGCCGACGACACCATTCCCGGTGGAACCTACAGCGGCGTCGACGAGGACGTCGAGACCGTCGCGGTGCAAGCGATGATCGCGACGCACGCCGACGTGCCGGCCGATACCGTCGAGACGGTCACCGCGGCCATCTTCGACAACGTCGATGAACTCACGATCAAGACCGACTTCATCTCGGTCGACAGCGCACAGGACGGGATGTCCATCGAACTCCACGAGGGTGCGGCGGCGTACTTCGACGCCTAA
- a CDS encoding 6-hydroxymethylpterin diphosphokinase MptE-like protein, whose translation MEFDEWEPVYEAILRDFGYERVGDERGRDCLDSLLEASFDPDELPIGPDTTVAVAGAGPSLETDRDIERAREADVVVAASTAVDTLASHGVTADCMVTDLDKNPATVERLTERGVPVAVHGHGDNLDAIRAVVPDCDHEYVLPTTQAAPRGAVRNFGGFTDGDRAAFLADHLGAARLTFVGWDFDDPAVDPLKARKLEWAERLLSWLEVRRDERFAVLNGRRDGIETTALPIA comes from the coding sequence ATGGAGTTCGACGAGTGGGAGCCGGTCTACGAGGCGATTCTCCGGGACTTCGGCTACGAGCGCGTCGGCGACGAACGAGGGCGTGACTGCCTCGACTCCCTTCTCGAGGCGTCGTTCGACCCCGACGAGCTGCCGATCGGTCCCGACACGACCGTCGCCGTCGCGGGTGCCGGGCCGTCCCTCGAGACCGACCGGGACATAGAGCGGGCTCGCGAGGCCGACGTCGTCGTCGCCGCGTCCACGGCCGTCGACACGCTCGCGAGCCATGGCGTCACCGCCGACTGCATGGTGACCGATCTCGATAAGAACCCGGCGACCGTCGAGCGACTCACCGAACGGGGCGTTCCGGTCGCGGTGCACGGCCACGGCGACAATCTCGACGCGATCCGGGCGGTCGTTCCGGACTGCGACCACGAGTACGTCCTGCCGACGACGCAGGCCGCACCTCGGGGAGCGGTCCGAAATTTCGGCGGGTTCACGGACGGCGACCGAGCGGCGTTTCTGGCGGATCACCTCGGGGCCGCCCGGCTCACGTTCGTCGGCTGGGACTTCGACGACCCCGCCGTCGACCCGCTGAAAGCGCGCAAACTCGAGTGGGCCGAACGGCTCCTCTCCTGGCTCGAGGTGCGCCGCGACGAGCGATTTGCGGTGCTCAACGGACGACGAGACGGGATCGAGACGACCGCACTCCCGATCGCGTAG
- the folP gene encoding dihydropteroate synthase, with translation MNSVDAAGLGIGDEYPPRIMGVLNVSEESPYDPSVFNDPGEAARYVDEDLIGEGTDIVDIGLESANKRFDVLSADEELERLHVALETIESVTGDAIFSIETRYAEVADEALSQGFDMVNDICGFADSEMPTVCEDHDVAVAKMASPPDLKRPGAVEETDWAARKSPEWAANADYVDRVYEALKQNGLTDKTIVDPAFGGWSEAQTLEDDRETFRRLREFRALDRPMLVSINRKNFLGEIAGRETDERLPVSLAATSMAVERGAHVIRTHDVAETRDAALIGKAFTERASATVDGVTISRLDVNSTREFRTQLREHDIDPAFADDWQAQLLEVEGLDADASERLTSIAADHGAVVQRASDGRLLLMGSTTAVSDVSDRLDGKSGSLGGLGQKLSKLLR, from the coding sequence ATGAACAGCGTCGACGCCGCCGGCCTGGGGATCGGTGACGAGTATCCGCCCCGAATCATGGGCGTGTTGAACGTCAGCGAAGAGTCTCCGTACGACCCGAGCGTCTTCAACGACCCCGGCGAAGCGGCCCGCTACGTCGACGAGGACCTGATCGGCGAGGGTACCGACATCGTCGACATCGGCCTCGAGTCGGCGAACAAGCGCTTCGACGTGCTCTCGGCCGACGAAGAGCTCGAGCGACTCCACGTCGCGCTCGAAACGATCGAGAGCGTCACCGGGGATGCGATCTTCTCGATCGAGACCCGGTACGCCGAGGTCGCCGACGAGGCGCTCTCCCAGGGGTTCGACATGGTCAACGACATCTGCGGCTTCGCCGACTCCGAGATGCCGACCGTCTGCGAGGACCACGACGTCGCCGTCGCGAAGATGGCGAGCCCACCGGATCTGAAACGACCGGGTGCCGTCGAGGAGACCGACTGGGCGGCGCGGAAGTCCCCGGAGTGGGCGGCGAACGCCGACTACGTCGACCGAGTGTACGAAGCACTGAAACAGAACGGATTGACCGACAAGACGATCGTCGACCCCGCGTTCGGCGGGTGGAGCGAGGCCCAGACGCTCGAGGACGACCGCGAAACGTTCCGCCGGCTCCGCGAGTTCCGCGCGCTCGACCGGCCGATGCTGGTCTCGATCAATCGCAAGAACTTCCTCGGCGAGATCGCGGGTCGCGAGACCGACGAACGGCTGCCGGTCAGTCTGGCGGCGACCTCGATGGCCGTCGAGCGCGGCGCACACGTGATCCGGACCCACGACGTGGCCGAAACGCGGGACGCGGCCCTGATCGGGAAGGCCTTCACGGAGCGTGCGAGCGCCACCGTTGACGGGGTCACGATCTCGCGACTGGACGTGAACTCGACCCGCGAGTTCCGCACCCAGCTCAGGGAGCATGATATCGATCCCGCGTTCGCCGACGACTGGCAGGCGCAACTCCTCGAGGTCGAGGGGCTCGACGCCGACGCGAGCGAGCGGTTGACGTCGATCGCAGCCGACCACGGCGCGGTCGTCCAACGCGCGTCCGACGGTCGTCTCCTCCTCATGGGATCGACGACGGCCGTTTCCGATGTTTCAGATCGTCTCGACGGAAAAAGTGGCAGCCTCGGCGGCCTCGGCCAGAAGCTGTCAAAGCTGCTGCGTTAA
- a CDS encoding Cdc6/Cdc18 family protein — MSANDDRDPLFRYDDPVFADERLLEITHLPGPDRIVGRDEQMQRVADALNPAIFGSEPNHLFIFGKTGTGKSLISRSVTQRVITEAEHDDITVKYAFIDCGEQNTEASIVKTIAQIVNEPDASGVTIPDRGLGTGDYYKRLWQAIDHCTDVTIVILDEIDMLEDDEVLRKLSRAGENRRISDSSIGIIGISNKIDFPDHLSERVKSSLSRDELVFSPYDANQLVEILEKRRDAFHDGVLSDDVIPLTAALAAQEHGDARKAIDILRNAGRIAKKRNDTRVTADHVRDAKEKTEADRFNELIEGSPQQAKAILYSLTLLTENSSEKEFPTKIIYNQYKEVARRLDFDVLSERRVQEILQEQNFLNVIQSEREGRGRGRGAHAKHRLLENPSIVKKVLLRDSRLAVLEDED; from the coding sequence ATGTCCGCCAACGACGATCGAGACCCGCTCTTTCGGTACGACGATCCGGTCTTCGCCGACGAGCGCCTGCTCGAGATCACGCACCTGCCCGGTCCGGATCGGATCGTCGGTCGCGACGAGCAGATGCAACGGGTTGCGGACGCCCTGAATCCGGCGATCTTCGGGAGCGAGCCGAACCACCTGTTCATCTTCGGCAAGACCGGCACCGGCAAATCACTCATCTCGCGGTCGGTCACCCAGCGCGTGATCACCGAGGCCGAGCACGACGATATCACGGTCAAGTACGCCTTCATCGACTGCGGCGAACAGAACACGGAGGCCTCCATCGTCAAGACGATCGCCCAGATCGTCAACGAGCCCGACGCGAGCGGGGTCACCATCCCCGACCGCGGACTGGGTACCGGCGACTACTACAAGCGCCTCTGGCAGGCCATCGATCACTGTACCGACGTGACCATCGTCATCTTAGACGAGATCGACATGCTCGAGGACGACGAGGTTCTCCGGAAACTCTCTCGGGCCGGCGAAAACCGACGGATTTCGGACTCGAGCATCGGCATCATCGGTATCTCGAACAAGATCGATTTCCCCGATCACCTCTCCGAACGCGTCAAGTCGAGTCTCTCGCGGGACGAACTCGTCTTCTCGCCGTACGACGCCAACCAGCTCGTCGAGATCCTCGAGAAACGGCGCGACGCCTTCCACGACGGGGTGCTCTCCGACGACGTGATCCCCCTCACGGCTGCGCTCGCCGCCCAGGAACACGGCGACGCGCGCAAGGCGATCGACATCCTCCGGAACGCGGGTCGGATCGCGAAGAAGCGAAACGACACGCGCGTCACCGCCGACCACGTCCGGGACGCCAAGGAGAAGACCGAGGCCGACCGCTTCAACGAGTTGATCGAGGGCTCGCCCCAGCAGGCCAAGGCGATCCTCTACTCGCTGACGCTGCTGACCGAGAACAGTTCGGAGAAGGAGTTCCCCACGAAGATCATCTACAACCAGTACAAGGAGGTCGCCCGTCGGCTCGACTTCGACGTCCTCTCGGAACGCCGGGTCCAGGAGATCCTTCAGGAACAGAACTTCCTCAACGTGATCCAGTCCGAGCGCGAGGGTCGCGGCCGCGGCCGCGGCGCGCACGCGAAACACCGCCTCCTCGAGAACCCCTCGATCGTCAAGAAGGTACTCCTCCGGGACTCGCGGCTGGCCGTCCTCGAGGACGAGGACTAG
- a CDS encoding RNA methyltransferase, whose translation MSDESSAPDRSADRTSPAVAVVDAQSPGNVGTIARAMKNFGFEDLLLVDPPELDPDGEAYGFAGHAREDVLPNAEEITFDHLAENYHTIGCTAVTNEDDRSHMRFPYSTPAELADRLPTVEAPTAFVFGRERVGLTNEELARIDEICSIPANAEYPVLNLGQAATITLYELRSLALEETQLPDLERVRAPEPTIDRLYDQWAALLEEINHPEEKRDKTMRMLRRVYGRADLTEREANTLLGLLRRATERPAED comes from the coding sequence ATGAGCGACGAATCGTCCGCTCCCGATCGGTCCGCGGATCGAACGTCGCCGGCCGTCGCCGTCGTCGACGCCCAGTCGCCGGGCAACGTCGGTACGATCGCTCGCGCGATGAAGAACTTCGGCTTCGAGGACCTCCTGCTCGTCGACCCGCCCGAACTCGACCCCGACGGCGAGGCGTACGGCTTCGCGGGGCACGCTCGAGAGGACGTCCTTCCGAACGCCGAGGAGATTACGTTCGATCACCTCGCGGAGAACTACCACACGATCGGCTGTACGGCGGTGACCAACGAGGACGACCGCAGCCATATGCGGTTTCCCTACTCGACCCCCGCCGAGCTGGCCGATCGACTGCCGACCGTCGAGGCACCGACCGCTTTCGTCTTCGGCCGCGAGCGCGTCGGCCTGACGAACGAGGAACTCGCACGGATCGACGAGATCTGCTCGATCCCCGCGAACGCCGAGTATCCCGTGCTCAATCTCGGACAGGCCGCCACGATCACCCTCTACGAACTCCGCTCGCTCGCCCTTGAGGAGACGCAGTTACCTGATCTCGAGCGCGTTCGCGCCCCCGAGCCGACGATCGATCGGCTCTACGACCAGTGGGCGGCGCTGCTCGAGGAGATCAACCATCCCGAGGAGAAGCGCGACAAGACGATGCGGATGCTGCGACGGGTGTACGGCCGGGCCGACCTGACCGAACGCGAGGCGAACACGCTGCTGGGACTCCTCCGGCGGGCGACCGAACGACCCGCCGAGGACTGA
- a CDS encoding HTH domain-containing protein, translating to MTDKTSEITAVCHVRAPLLLEPVDAQIETLQACESEGAIDDLLLRSWPKEVSLSAESPHQEVLENYERFAEWADERGVTVRPPFRERSTTSQVTGETRELLVTPLLCLELYADDELVGVFPHSDEATEDTYTTDEAIATLRTGELPTPLGSVAEADEDLESATTDTCPDCGGSLIDGQGLFGCSDCGWVGTVTEFGRYEPQSDRSAEEREPSVAETR from the coding sequence ATGACTGACAAGACATCAGAGATAACGGCGGTCTGTCACGTGCGTGCACCGCTGCTGCTCGAGCCGGTCGACGCACAGATCGAGACGCTGCAGGCCTGCGAGTCCGAGGGCGCGATCGACGACCTGTTGCTCCGGAGCTGGCCCAAGGAGGTCTCGCTGTCCGCGGAGAGCCCCCACCAGGAAGTCCTCGAGAACTACGAGCGGTTCGCGGAGTGGGCCGACGAGCGAGGCGTGACGGTCCGCCCGCCGTTCCGGGAGCGTTCGACGACGTCGCAGGTGACCGGCGAGACGCGAGAGTTGCTCGTAACGCCGCTGCTGTGTCTCGAGCTCTACGCCGACGACGAACTGGTCGGCGTCTTCCCCCACTCCGACGAGGCGACCGAGGACACCTACACCACCGACGAGGCGATCGCGACGCTCCGGACCGGCGAACTGCCGACGCCGCTCGGATCGGTCGCCGAGGCGGACGAGGACCTCGAGTCGGCGACGACGGATACGTGTCCCGACTGCGGCGGGTCGCTGATCGACGGGCAGGGGCTGTTCGGCTGTAGCGACTGCGGCTGGGTCGGCACCGTCACCGAGTTCGGACGGTACGAACCGCAATCGGACCGGTCCGCAGAAGAGCGCGAGCCGTCGGTCGCTGAAACCCGGTAA
- the gatE gene encoding Glu-tRNA(Gln) amidotransferase subunit GatE, giving the protein MTDYDYESLGLVAGLEIHQQLDTATKLFCQCPTELREPEESTRGFTRYLHPTRSELGELDDAAVEESKVEREFEYLAYDTTCLVEEDDEPPHELDEEALETTLEVAQLMDMKPVDQAHVMRKIVVDGSNTTGFQRSSLIATDGAIETSEGTVGIEDMLLEEESAQRVEETDDGVRYSLDRLGIPLVEIGTSPDISSPEQALEAAERIGMLLRSTGKVKRGLGTIRQDVNVSIEEGARVEIKGVQSLDDIDDIVRNEVARQAELVEIADELRDREASVGEVRDVTDVFEDTDSGVISGALNSGGSVTAVPLYGFDGIVGREIAPDRRLGTEFSDHAKRHGAGGIFHTDELPAYGVTEDEVAALRDAVGAGPDDAVAIVAADTEVAESAIEAAAERAETALEGVPEETRGANDDGTTRYLRPLPGAARMYPETDVPPVEPDPSEVPEPELLTEKVDRYQVEYGLGEGLAEQVAYGEYMPLFEDVVAEGIDPTLAATTLESTLTELRRDDVPVETLTRGHLEGVLRMVEAGDLPNEGVPDLLTALAEEPDRTAEEAAEDAGLGGADEDEVREAIAEVVERNEGQVEEEGMQAFSGLMGECMGALRGKADGDLVSELLREEIQKRA; this is encoded by the coding sequence ATGACCGACTACGATTACGAGTCTCTCGGACTCGTCGCCGGGCTGGAGATTCACCAGCAACTCGATACGGCGACGAAGCTGTTCTGCCAGTGTCCGACCGAGCTTCGCGAGCCCGAGGAGTCGACGCGCGGCTTCACGCGCTACCTCCATCCCACCCGGAGCGAACTGGGCGAACTCGACGATGCTGCCGTCGAGGAGAGCAAGGTCGAACGCGAGTTCGAGTACCTCGCCTACGACACGACCTGTCTCGTCGAGGAGGACGATGAACCCCCGCACGAACTCGACGAGGAGGCCCTCGAGACGACCCTCGAGGTCGCCCAGCTCATGGACATGAAGCCGGTCGATCAGGCCCACGTCATGCGCAAGATCGTCGTCGACGGCTCGAACACGACGGGCTTCCAGCGCTCGTCGCTGATCGCCACCGACGGCGCGATCGAGACCAGCGAGGGGACCGTCGGGATCGAGGACATGCTGCTCGAGGAGGAGAGCGCCCAGCGCGTCGAAGAGACCGACGACGGGGTGCGCTACAGCCTCGACCGATTGGGGATTCCGCTGGTCGAGATCGGGACGAGCCCGGACATCTCGAGCCCCGAGCAGGCGCTCGAGGCGGCCGAACGGATCGGGATGTTGCTGCGCTCGACGGGGAAGGTCAAGCGGGGACTAGGGACGATCCGCCAGGACGTCAACGTCTCGATCGAGGAGGGCGCGCGCGTCGAGATCAAGGGCGTCCAGAGCCTCGACGACATCGACGACATCGTCCGCAACGAGGTCGCTCGACAGGCCGAACTCGTCGAGATCGCCGACGAGTTGCGGGACCGCGAGGCCTCCGTGGGCGAGGTTCGGGACGTGACCGACGTCTTCGAGGACACCGATAGCGGCGTTATTTCGGGGGCACTAAATTCGGGCGGGTCCGTCACCGCGGTCCCGCTCTACGGCTTCGACGGTATCGTCGGTCGCGAGATCGCGCCCGACCGCCGCCTGGGGACCGAGTTCTCGGACCACGCGAAGCGCCACGGCGCGGGCGGCATCTTCCACACCGACGAACTGCCTGCGTACGGCGTCACGGAGGACGAGGTCGCGGCCCTGCGCGATGCGGTTGGTGCCGGCCCCGACGACGCCGTCGCGATCGTCGCTGCCGATACCGAAGTCGCGGAGTCGGCCATCGAGGCCGCCGCCGAGCGCGCGGAAACCGCACTCGAGGGCGTCCCCGAGGAGACCCGCGGCGCGAACGACGACGGGACGACCCGGTACCTGCGACCGCTGCCCGGCGCGGCGCGGATGTACCCCGAGACGGACGTACCGCCGGTCGAGCCGGACCCGAGCGAAGTGCCCGAGCCCGAACTGCTCACCGAGAAAGTCGATCGCTATCAGGTGGAGTACGGCCTCGGCGAGGGGCTGGCCGAACAGGTCGCCTACGGCGAGTACATGCCGCTGTTCGAGGACGTCGTCGCCGAGGGCATCGATCCGACGCTGGCCGCGACCACGCTCGAGTCGACGCTGACCGAACTCCGGCGCGACGACGTGCCCGTGGAGACCCTGACTCGGGGCCACCTCGAGGGCGTCCTCCGCATGGTCGAGGCGGGCGATCTCCCCAACGAGGGCGTTCCGGACCTGCTCACGGCGCTGGCCGAGGAGCCGGATCGGACGGCCGAGGAGGCGGCCGAAGACGCCGGGCTCGGCGGCGCCGACGAGGACGAGGTCCGGGAGGCGATCGCCGAGGTCGTCGAACGAAACGAAGGACAGGTCGAAGAAGAGGGAATGCAGGCCTTCTCGGGACTCATGGGCGAGTGCATGGGCGCGCTCCGCGGGAAGGCGGACGGCGACCTCGTGAGCGAACTCCTGCGCGAAGAGATCCAGAAACGGGCGTAA